One window of the Nocardioides jiangxiensis genome contains the following:
- a CDS encoding DUF4235 domain-containing protein — MAKGSKAWSIMSLGAAVGSAAVAKKTLNTGWTKATGKTPPANPADPDVNVWEAVAWAAASGTFVNIMKMLATRRAANYYLKSTGHLPPELQADGNKASAGKKAKKKSSSDDVADIVSAGVN; from the coding sequence GTGGCAAAGGGTTCCAAGGCCTGGTCGATCATGTCGCTGGGTGCGGCTGTCGGCAGCGCCGCCGTCGCGAAGAAGACGCTCAACACCGGCTGGACCAAGGCGACCGGCAAGACCCCGCCGGCCAACCCGGCCGATCCCGACGTCAACGTCTGGGAGGCCGTCGCCTGGGCCGCCGCGAGCGGCACGTTCGTCAACATCATGAAGATGCTGGCCACCCGCCGCGCGGCGAACTACTACCTCAAGTCCACCGGCCACCTGCCGCCGGAGCTGCAGGCCGACGGCAACAAGGCATCCGCGGGCAAGAAGGCGAAGAAGAAGTCGTCGTCCGACGACGTCGCCGACATCGTCTCCGCCGGCGTCAACTGA
- a CDS encoding DUF3159 domain-containing protein, with product MNDIADLRGAGDHHATTETVEAVVRRQLGTALGGRRGMVEAAVPTILFTVVFLTTRELKVALAVSLGAAVVALLARVVQRQTVQFAVNALFGIGIGAAFAWRAARGGGSADEQALAYFVPGLIYNAGYAAALILSIITRWPLVGFMVGSVTGDPTGWRDDVSVRRLCSRLTWVLVAPCVLRVVVQAPVYLLASHGPLDSGVAVGVLGACKLVMGWPLQLASLAAMVWLLGRNRTPVAA from the coding sequence GTGAACGACATCGCCGACCTCCGCGGCGCCGGTGACCACCACGCGACCACGGAGACGGTGGAGGCCGTCGTACGCCGGCAGCTGGGCACCGCGCTCGGTGGGCGCCGCGGCATGGTCGAGGCGGCCGTGCCGACGATCCTCTTCACGGTGGTCTTCCTGACCACCCGCGAGCTGAAGGTCGCACTGGCGGTGAGCCTGGGTGCCGCGGTGGTGGCCCTGCTCGCGCGAGTGGTGCAGCGCCAGACGGTGCAGTTCGCCGTCAACGCCCTGTTCGGCATCGGCATCGGCGCGGCCTTCGCGTGGCGCGCCGCCCGGGGCGGTGGCAGCGCCGATGAGCAGGCCCTGGCGTACTTCGTGCCCGGCCTGATCTACAACGCCGGCTACGCCGCGGCCCTGATCCTGTCGATCATCACCCGCTGGCCGCTGGTCGGCTTCATGGTCGGCAGCGTCACCGGTGACCCGACCGGCTGGCGTGACGACGTCAGCGTGCGCCGGCTGTGCAGCCGGCTCACCTGGGTGCTGGTCGCACCCTGCGTGCTCCGTGTCGTGGTCCAGGCGCCCGTGTACCTGCTGGCCAGCCACGGCCCCCTCGACTCCGGGGTCGCCGTGGGCGTCCTCGGAGCCTGCAAGCTCGTGATGGGCTGGCCGTTGCAGCTCGCCTCGCTCGCGGCGATGGTGTGGCTGCTCGGCCGCAACCGGACGCCGGTCGCGGCCTGA
- a CDS encoding DUF3093 domain-containing protein: MEYAERLFVPLRWWVQATMLVASFWLALAVAVPPVAAFGIIAVIAALVTAGFLKYGALAVRVADGELRAGRAHLPLQHVGAVTPLDKEQTRLLAGRDANARAYLAMRPYVKRSVRIDVDDPQDPTPYWLVSTRRPKQLAAALTERLAR; encoded by the coding sequence GTGGAGTACGCCGAGCGACTGTTCGTCCCCCTGCGCTGGTGGGTGCAGGCGACCATGCTCGTCGCCTCCTTCTGGCTCGCCCTCGCCGTCGCCGTGCCCCCGGTCGCGGCGTTCGGCATCATCGCGGTGATCGCCGCCCTGGTCACGGCCGGCTTCCTGAAGTACGGCGCCCTCGCCGTCAGGGTCGCTGACGGCGAGCTGCGTGCCGGTCGCGCCCACCTCCCCCTGCAGCACGTCGGAGCCGTGACGCCGCTGGACAAGGAGCAGACCCGCCTCCTGGCCGGCCGCGACGCCAACGCCCGCGCCTACCTCGCGATGCGCCCGTACGTGAAGCGGTCGGTGCGCATCGACGTCGACGACCCGCAGGACCCCACGCCGTACTGGCTGGTGTCGACGCGCCGCCCGAAGCAGCTCGCCGCGGCGCTGACCGAACGGCTCGCTCGCTGA
- a CDS encoding potassium channel family protein: MHVVIMGCGRVGSTLARDLEDRNHTVSVIDNNADAFRRLGPSFNGEKVVGYGFDQEVLEKAGIRRADAFAAVSSGDNSNIIAARVARESFGIQQVVARIYDPGRAEVYQRLGITTVATVKWTADQVLRRLLPAGAEPDFRDPSGTIRVDHIGAPEAWIGHKMIDFQIQSGARVAWIDRLGEGILPTRDTYLQEGDRLHLVMREETASAAYDVLRNGPEEH, encoded by the coding sequence GTGCACGTCGTGATCATGGGCTGCGGCCGCGTCGGTTCGACGCTCGCGCGCGACCTCGAGGACCGTAACCACACCGTCTCGGTGATCGACAACAACGCAGACGCCTTCCGGCGGCTGGGTCCGTCGTTCAACGGGGAGAAGGTCGTGGGCTACGGCTTCGACCAGGAAGTCCTGGAGAAGGCGGGCATCCGTCGCGCCGACGCGTTCGCCGCCGTCTCCAGCGGTGACAACTCCAACATCATCGCCGCGCGGGTTGCACGTGAGTCCTTCGGCATCCAGCAGGTCGTCGCCCGCATCTACGACCCGGGCCGTGCCGAGGTCTACCAGCGCCTCGGCATCACCACCGTCGCCACCGTGAAGTGGACCGCCGACCAGGTGCTGCGCCGCCTGCTGCCGGCCGGGGCCGAGCCGGACTTCCGCGACCCGTCGGGCACCATCCGCGTCGACCACATCGGCGCCCCCGAGGCCTGGATCGGCCACAAGATGATCGACTTCCAGATCCAGTCCGGAGCGCGCGTCGCGTGGATCGACCGCCTGGGCGAGGGCATCCTGCCCACCCGCGACACCTACCTCCAGGAAGGCGACCGGCTCCACCTCGTCATGCGCGAGGAGACCGCGTCCGCCGCCTACGACGTCCTCCGCAACGGCCCCGAGGAGCACTGA
- a CDS encoding sigma factor-like helix-turn-helix DNA-binding protein — protein sequence MAVIELRTPPPRPQDADAAVDALYRTHWRPLVRLSVLLVGDLGSAERLVEDSFVAMHRHWHRLRDTERAQAYLRTTVVRRCRRSGHGPGRAGIRRVDENGGERKLTDRAVPADAPGSRRDLVLRALQALPETQREVVALRYYLHLSDAEVADTLGIRRRAVDLHLSRGTAALSTAVAEAEALHPAPGPQVR from the coding sequence ATGGCAGTCATCGAGCTGCGGACCCCTCCCCCGCGGCCCCAGGACGCCGACGCAGCCGTCGACGCCCTGTACCGCACCCACTGGCGCCCTCTGGTGCGGCTCTCCGTACTCCTGGTGGGCGACCTCGGCTCCGCCGAGCGGCTGGTCGAGGACTCCTTCGTCGCGATGCACCGGCACTGGCACCGGCTGCGCGACACCGAGCGGGCCCAGGCCTACCTCCGGACCACCGTGGTGCGCCGCTGCCGCCGCAGCGGACACGGTCCTGGCCGGGCGGGCATCCGGCGGGTCGACGAGAACGGCGGCGAGCGGAAGCTCACCGACCGCGCCGTCCCCGCTGACGCTCCGGGGTCTCGCCGGGATCTCGTGCTCAGGGCGCTGCAGGCACTCCCGGAGACCCAGCGAGAGGTCGTCGCCTTGCGCTACTACCTTCACCTGTCCGATGCGGAGGTCGCCGACACGCTCGGCATCCGCCGACGCGCGGTGGACCTCCACCTGTCGCGAGGGACCGCCGCGCTCTCCACCGCTGTCGCCGAGGCCGAGGCGCTGCACCCCGCCCCCGGGCCGCAGGTCCGGTGA
- a CDS encoding OB-fold nucleic acid binding domain-containing protein, whose product MGDGRSRLRRTISRWADSSDQHARELQKSVEGSGCCSIADAPDRQHVRLQGALRTVTLRPRGGVPALEAELFDGSDVLTVVWLGRRRITGISPGRSVRVEGRIGVQDGHRVMFNPRYELTS is encoded by the coding sequence ATGGGAGACGGACGCTCGCGCCTGCGGCGCACGATCAGCCGGTGGGCGGACAGCTCTGACCAGCACGCCCGCGAGTTGCAGAAGTCCGTGGAGGGATCCGGCTGCTGCTCGATCGCCGACGCCCCGGACCGGCAGCACGTCCGGCTCCAGGGTGCGCTGCGCACGGTGACCCTGCGCCCGCGTGGAGGCGTGCCCGCGCTCGAGGCCGAGCTCTTCGACGGCAGCGACGTGCTCACGGTCGTCTGGCTCGGTCGGCGCCGGATCACGGGCATCAGCCCGGGCCGGTCGGTCCGGGTCGAGGGGCGCATCGGCGTCCAGGACGGGCACCGCGTCATGTTCAACCCGCGCTACGAGCTCACGTCGTGA
- a CDS encoding potassium channel family protein — MRVAIAGAGAVGRSIARELIGNGHDVLLVDKDPDSIRPERVPNAEWLLADSCELSSLEEARFEHCDVVIAATGDDKVNLVTSLLAKTEFGVPRTVARINHPNNEWLFTEAWGVDVSVSTPRIMSALVEEAVSVGDLVRLFTFRKGNANLVEMVLPGDSPHVGVPSGQVPWPANCALVTILRDGQVYAPDAEQPLESGDELLFVVPAEVEEELEKLLSPRTHG; from the coding sequence ATGCGCGTAGCTATCGCCGGAGCCGGCGCTGTCGGCCGCTCCATCGCCCGTGAGCTGATCGGCAACGGTCACGACGTCCTCCTGGTCGACAAGGACCCGGACTCCATCCGTCCCGAGCGCGTCCCGAACGCCGAGTGGCTGCTCGCCGACTCCTGTGAGCTGAGCTCGCTGGAGGAGGCACGCTTCGAGCACTGCGACGTGGTGATCGCGGCGACCGGCGACGACAAGGTCAACCTGGTGACCTCCCTGCTGGCGAAGACCGAGTTCGGTGTGCCGCGCACGGTCGCCCGGATCAACCACCCCAACAACGAGTGGCTCTTCACCGAGGCCTGGGGCGTCGACGTCAGTGTCTCCACCCCGCGCATCATGTCGGCGCTGGTCGAGGAGGCTGTCTCCGTCGGCGACCTGGTCCGGCTCTTCACCTTCCGCAAGGGCAACGCCAACCTCGTCGAGATGGTGCTGCCCGGCGACTCGCCACACGTCGGCGTCCCGAGCGGCCAGGTGCCGTGGCCGGCCAACTGCGCCCTGGTCACGATCCTGCGCGACGGCCAGGTCTACGCCCCCGACGCCGAGCAGCCGCTCGAGTCCGGCGACGAGCTGCTCTTCGTGGTGCCCGCGGAGGTCGAGGAGGAGCTGGAGAAGCTCCTCTCGCCGCGCACGCACGGCTGA
- the dut gene encoding dUTP diphosphatase: MCEIAIVRLDPDVPLPAYAHPGDAGADLVTTADVTLAPGERRLVPTGIAIALPDGYVGLVHPRSGLAWKAGLSIVNAPGTVDAGYRGEIKVCLVNLDPATPIELRRGDRIAQLVVQRVEHARFIEVESLDETSRGAGGHGSTGGFTASDPLTAGSTL, translated from the coding sequence ATGTGTGAGATCGCCATCGTCCGGCTCGACCCGGACGTGCCGCTGCCGGCCTACGCCCACCCCGGTGACGCCGGCGCCGACCTGGTCACGACCGCCGACGTGACGCTCGCGCCCGGGGAGCGCCGGCTCGTCCCCACGGGCATCGCGATCGCCCTGCCCGACGGCTACGTCGGCCTCGTGCACCCGCGGTCCGGGCTGGCCTGGAAGGCCGGCCTCTCGATCGTCAACGCACCGGGCACCGTCGATGCGGGCTACCGCGGCGAGATCAAGGTCTGCCTGGTCAACCTCGACCCGGCCACCCCGATCGAGCTGCGCCGCGGCGACCGGATCGCCCAGCTCGTCGTGCAGCGCGTCGAGCACGCACGCTTCATCGAGGTCGAGTCGCTCGACGAGACCTCCCGCGGCGCCGGCGGCCACGGCTCCACCGGCGGGTTCACCGCCTCCGACCCCCTCACTGCCGGGAGCACCCTCTGA
- a CDS encoding DUF4193 domain-containing protein, with amino-acid sequence MATDYDAPRKTEEEQNEESIEELKARRHDKNSGKVDEDETEAAESFELPGADLSHEELAVEVKPKQEDEFTCMSCFLVHHRSQLADEKSMTCRDCA; translated from the coding sequence ATGGCGACTGATTACGACGCACCTCGCAAGACCGAGGAAGAGCAGAACGAGGAGTCGATCGAGGAGCTGAAGGCTCGTCGGCACGACAAGAACTCGGGCAAGGTCGACGAGGACGAGACCGAGGCCGCTGAGTCCTTCGAGCTGCCCGGCGCCGACCTCTCGCACGAGGAGCTGGCCGTCGAGGTCAAGCCGAAGCAGGAGGACGAGTTCACCTGCATGAGCTGCTTCCTCGTGCACCACCGCAGCCAGCTCGCCGACGAGAAGTCGATGACCTGCCGCGACTGCGCCTGA
- a CDS encoding DUF3710 domain-containing protein — protein MFNKRKKSVAGGESAAPGAVEATPAAQPAPLRPLDISEVDLEDGAPRVDLGGILLTHVEGFEIRMQVDEASGQVQSVIFAAEEGALEVRAFAASRGGDMWDEIRPQIAADAAQRGGTATEAAGRFGAELVCRVPGQLPDGSEVLQETRIVGVDGPRWFVRGTLIGAPVRDDSLRPAYDEALLSMVVRRGAGAMAPGDPLPLSVPNDARRI, from the coding sequence ATGTTCAACAAGCGCAAGAAGTCCGTCGCCGGTGGCGAGAGCGCCGCCCCGGGCGCCGTGGAGGCCACGCCCGCCGCGCAGCCTGCGCCGCTGCGTCCGCTCGACATCTCCGAGGTCGACCTCGAGGACGGTGCCCCGCGCGTCGACCTCGGCGGCATCCTGCTGACCCACGTCGAGGGCTTCGAGATCCGGATGCAGGTCGACGAGGCGAGTGGCCAGGTCCAGTCGGTGATCTTCGCGGCAGAGGAGGGCGCCCTCGAGGTGCGTGCCTTCGCCGCGAGCCGCGGCGGCGACATGTGGGACGAGATCCGCCCGCAGATCGCCGCCGACGCCGCCCAGCGCGGCGGCACCGCGACCGAGGCCGCCGGACGTTTCGGGGCCGAGCTCGTCTGCCGGGTGCCCGGTCAGCTGCCCGACGGGTCGGAGGTGCTCCAGGAGACCCGCATCGTCGGTGTCGACGGGCCGCGGTGGTTCGTGCGGGGCACGCTCATCGGCGCCCCCGTGCGCGACGACTCGCTCCGTCCGGCGTACGACGAGGCGCTGCTGTCCATGGTCGTGCGACGGGGTGCCGGCGCGATGGCCCCCGGTGACCCGCTGCCGCTCTCGGTCCCCAACGACGCCCGCCGCATCTGA
- a CDS encoding class I SAM-dependent RNA methyltransferase, which translates to MTGQQRRPGGKRPQQRHTRQRQSRGASVVGQEHTVEVGQVAHGGFCIARVDGRALFVRHALPGETVVARITEGTEGDRFWRADAVEVLTPSPDRVEAPCAVAGPGRCGGCDFQHVRPVAQRALKATVVREQLVRVGKLDPEHPLVAGLQVEDCSGGDKQLKAGLRWRTRTTFVGLPGGAKGMRKHRSNDTVVVDDCLIARPDADVVGDLVTHEVTAGAGSHRYQVAADGFWQVHPNAPRVLVDAVLEQLQPQPGEKALDLYAGVGLFAAYLAEAVGESGKVVAIEGDAAAVQNAKRNLGPWRHASAVAGGVAEVLREEYDEPFDLVVLDPPREGAKQAVVAQVVDRAPRTVSYVACDPSALARDVALFEENGYRLTALRAFDLFPMTHHVECVAQFTRLDSGRR; encoded by the coding sequence ATGACCGGCCAGCAGCGCCGTCCGGGCGGGAAGCGCCCGCAGCAGCGCCACACGCGCCAGCGCCAGTCGCGGGGCGCCTCGGTGGTGGGGCAGGAGCACACCGTCGAGGTCGGGCAGGTCGCCCACGGCGGTTTCTGCATCGCCCGGGTCGACGGCCGCGCGCTGTTCGTGCGCCACGCCCTGCCGGGCGAGACCGTCGTCGCACGGATCACCGAGGGCACCGAGGGGGACCGTTTCTGGCGTGCTGACGCCGTCGAGGTCCTGACGCCGTCGCCGGACCGGGTCGAGGCGCCCTGTGCCGTCGCCGGGCCCGGCAGGTGCGGAGGCTGCGACTTCCAGCACGTGCGGCCGGTGGCCCAGCGCGCGCTCAAGGCGACGGTCGTGCGGGAGCAGCTGGTCCGCGTCGGCAAGCTCGACCCCGAGCACCCCCTCGTGGCGGGCCTGCAGGTCGAGGACTGCTCCGGCGGTGACAAGCAGCTCAAGGCCGGCTTGCGCTGGCGCACGCGGACGACGTTCGTCGGACTGCCCGGTGGCGCGAAGGGCATGCGCAAGCACCGCTCCAACGACACGGTGGTCGTCGACGACTGCCTGATCGCCCGCCCCGACGCCGACGTCGTCGGCGACCTGGTCACGCACGAGGTCACCGCGGGTGCGGGCTCGCACCGCTACCAGGTGGCCGCCGACGGCTTCTGGCAGGTGCACCCGAACGCGCCACGGGTCCTCGTCGACGCCGTGCTCGAGCAGCTGCAGCCCCAGCCGGGGGAGAAGGCCCTCGACCTGTACGCCGGCGTGGGGCTGTTCGCGGCGTACCTCGCCGAGGCGGTGGGCGAGTCGGGCAAGGTCGTCGCCATCGAGGGTGACGCCGCCGCCGTGCAGAACGCCAAGCGCAACCTCGGCCCGTGGCGCCACGCGTCGGCGGTCGCCGGCGGTGTGGCCGAGGTCCTCAGGGAGGAGTACGACGAGCCGTTCGACCTGGTCGTGCTCGACCCGCCGCGTGAGGGCGCCAAGCAGGCGGTCGTCGCCCAGGTCGTCGACCGGGCACCGCGCACCGTCTCCTACGTCGCCTGCGACCCTTCCGCGCTGGCCCGCGACGTGGCCCTCTTCGAGGAGAACGGCTACCGCCTGACCGCCCTGCGGGCGTTCGACCTCTTCCCCATGACCCATCACGTCGAGTGCGTCGCGCAGTTCACGCGGCTCGACTCCGGTCGGCGCTGA
- a CDS encoding APC family permease, translated as MSVGDVSKRILLGRKLSSSQLGETLLPKRIALPVFASDALSSVAYAPDEVFIMLSVAGASAYVWSWKIGIAVALVMLTVVASYRQTVHAYPSGGGDYEVATVNLGRTAGVTVASALLVDYVLTVAVSISSAAQYAAGALPWLIGHEAEAATVAVVLLAAMNLRGVRESGAFFAVPTYLFMVAILGMCGYGLLQLAMGDLPHAASAGLEIEPREGWEGPLGQVALMMLLARAFSSGCAALTGVEAISNGVPAFKKPKSRNAATTLLLLGLIAISMMMSVIVLAKEMMIRYVDPHELERLRSAGGGALPKDYEQHPVITQIAQGVFADFSPGFYFVITVTGVILVLAANTAFNGFPVLGSILAQDGFAPRALASRGDRLAYSNGIIFLAVMAIVLILAFDAETTKLIQLYIVGVFVSFNLSQLGMIRHWTRHLKSERDPAERRRMMRSRVINTFGLAMTAVVLVIVLITKFLAGAWITIIAMIVFFMLMKGIHKHYERVADELKADEQDKVMPTRVHAIVLVSKLHKPTLRALAFAKATRPNTLEAVFVDIDEESTHRLLEQWDERGIDVPLKVLHSPYREITRPIVDYAVEVRKQYPRGVVAVYIPEYVVGRWWEQLLHNQTALRLKGRLLFTPGIMVTSVPFQLRSSAVAIERERREQGRVHAGDLRRGRAREEGDAARGEGDA; from the coding sequence GTGAGTGTCGGCGACGTATCCAAGCGCATCCTCCTGGGCCGCAAGCTCAGCTCCTCGCAGCTGGGGGAGACGCTCCTCCCGAAGCGCATCGCCCTGCCGGTCTTCGCCAGCGACGCGCTCTCCTCCGTGGCCTACGCCCCGGACGAGGTCTTCATCATGCTGTCGGTCGCGGGCGCCTCGGCGTACGTCTGGTCGTGGAAGATCGGCATCGCGGTCGCGCTCGTCATGCTGACGGTCGTCGCGTCGTACCGGCAGACCGTGCACGCCTATCCGTCGGGAGGTGGCGACTACGAGGTCGCCACGGTCAACCTCGGACGCACCGCCGGCGTCACGGTAGCTAGCGCCCTGCTCGTCGACTACGTGCTCACGGTGGCGGTGTCGATCTCCTCCGCCGCGCAGTACGCCGCAGGAGCGCTGCCCTGGCTGATCGGCCACGAGGCGGAGGCTGCCACGGTCGCGGTCGTCCTCCTCGCGGCGATGAACCTGCGTGGCGTCCGTGAGTCGGGTGCCTTCTTCGCCGTTCCGACCTATCTCTTCATGGTCGCGATCCTCGGCATGTGCGGCTACGGCCTGCTCCAGCTCGCCATGGGCGACCTCCCGCACGCTGCCAGCGCCGGCCTCGAGATCGAGCCCCGCGAGGGGTGGGAGGGCCCGCTCGGCCAGGTCGCCCTGATGATGCTCCTCGCGCGCGCCTTCTCGTCGGGCTGTGCTGCCCTGACGGGTGTGGAGGCGATCTCCAACGGCGTGCCGGCCTTCAAGAAGCCGAAGTCGAGGAACGCCGCCACCACCCTGCTGCTGCTCGGCCTCATCGCCATCTCCATGATGATGAGCGTCATCGTCCTCGCCAAGGAGATGATGATCCGCTACGTCGACCCGCACGAGCTCGAGCGGCTGCGCTCGGCCGGCGGCGGGGCGCTGCCGAAGGACTACGAGCAGCACCCCGTCATCACCCAGATCGCGCAGGGTGTGTTCGCGGACTTCTCGCCGGGCTTCTACTTCGTCATCACGGTGACCGGCGTGATCCTCGTGCTCGCGGCCAACACGGCGTTCAACGGCTTCCCGGTGCTCGGGTCGATCCTCGCCCAGGACGGCTTCGCGCCCCGGGCGCTCGCCTCGCGCGGTGACCGCCTGGCGTACAGCAACGGCATCATCTTCCTGGCCGTCATGGCGATCGTGCTGATCCTCGCGTTCGACGCGGAGACGACGAAGCTGATCCAGCTCTACATCGTCGGCGTCTTCGTGTCCTTCAACCTCAGCCAGCTCGGCATGATCCGGCACTGGACCCGTCACCTGAAGTCGGAGCGCGACCCGGCGGAGCGGCGTCGCATGATGCGCTCGCGCGTCATCAACACCTTCGGCCTGGCGATGACCGCGGTCGTCCTCGTGATCGTGCTGATCACCAAGTTCCTCGCCGGCGCCTGGATCACGATCATCGCGATGATCGTCTTCTTCATGCTGATGAAGGGCATCCACAAGCACTACGAGCGGGTCGCCGACGAGCTCAAGGCCGACGAGCAGGACAAGGTCATGCCGACGCGGGTCCACGCGATCGTGCTCGTCTCCAAGCTCCACAAGCCGACGCTGCGGGCACTGGCCTTCGCCAAGGCGACCCGGCCCAACACCCTGGAGGCGGTCTTCGTGGACATCGACGAGGAGTCCACCCACCGGCTCCTGGAGCAGTGGGACGAGCGCGGCATCGACGTGCCCCTGAAGGTGCTCCACTCGCCGTACCGCGAGATCACCCGGCCGATCGTCGACTACGCGGTCGAGGTCCGGAAGCAGTACCCCCGCGGCGTCGTCGCGGTGTACATCCCCGAGTACGTCGTGGGCCGGTGGTGGGAGCAGCTGCTCCACAACCAGACCGCCCTGCGTCTGAAGGGCCGCCTGCTCTTCACACCCGGGATCATGGTGACGTCCGTGCCGTTCCAGCTGCGGTCGTCGGCCGTGGCGATCGAGCGCGAACGCCGCGAGCAGGGCCGTGTGCACGCCGGAGACCTCCGTCGTGGCCGTGCCCGTGAAGAGGGCGATGCCGCCCGTGGAGAGGGAGACGCATGA